The following nucleotide sequence is from Verrucomicrobiota bacterium.
AGAGTTTTATAAACGTTTCCTGTACGGCATCCCTGGCTTGGTCACCATCGTGAAGAATACTTTGGGCGTAGCGAATGAGAGCTGACTGATGTTCGTCCATCGCCTTCTGCACCCAGCTCCACCGGCTATCCGTGGCTACCTTCGGCGGCATGTGTTATCAGTGTTGGGGGTTATCATATACCGAGCTAACACCTGATACGCCCTTTTTCTTAGAAAAAGATGCAACCTTTTTTTGAGACCAACTTAGCAGTACCGACCGCTACCGCTCTTCAGATTCCTGTGGAAGTGGAAATGTTTCCTCTAAAAGCATGATACGATTCTTCAGATCCGGATGAGTAGACATAAGCTCCGGAAGATCCGCGCCCTCATTTTCTTCATGGATTTTGATAAGAATAGACCTCATTGCTTCGGAGCTTCCATATTTCTCCTGTAACCACTGTCCCGATACGAGGTCGGCTTCCGTTTCAAATCCACGCGAGTAGCTGTTCTCAATGAGTATGGTCGGTATGGCCGATGCCATGGAAGAAAGGGATGCAAGGTCGCCCAGAAAAGTTGAGATAAAAATGAAAATACCTGTATCTCTAAGCACCATTTGCATGGAATGCCGATGGATGATGTGTGCAATTTCGTGAGCGATGACAGCTTGGAATTCTTCCTTTCCTGAAACAAGGGCTACCAGTGCGTCGGTTGCTACTATGCTCCCATTGGGCAAAGCGAAGGCATTGGCACCTAATTCAGTAGCTCTGAAAAACAAGGTATATGTGTGTTCGCTTTTAAAGTCGTCCGCAATCTCCTCGAACCAGTTTTGATACCTTTCTTGATCTTTTGT
It contains:
- a CDS encoding M48 family metallopeptidase, whose amino-acid sequence is MTRISARYYDGQSSAAKTVEVVILDAIQLEIRDQTDTKSYTVNACIFEAPLGNTRRVILLPDNGRLETDDFEAYDALQDSLNPGMGLKWAHWLERKWGWVIASMSGLVAFTAALFTWGVPWAAFIVAHKIPVELNDQLGKGALETMDRFIFEPSEISTKDQERYQNWFEEIADDFKSEHTYTLFFRATELGANAFALPNGSIVATDALVALVSGKEEFQAVIAHEIAHIIHRHSMQMVLRDTGIFIFISTFLGDLASLSSMASAIPTILIENSYSRGFETEADLVSGQWLQEKYGSSEAMRSILIKIHEENEGADLPELMSTHPDLKNRIMLLEETFPLPQESEER